The DNA window TCTAAAAATTGAATATCATACATTTTCATGCCAGCTGCCCCTTGTAAAAGGGGTTCTACAATAAGGACTGCTATTGTGTCATGTCTTTTTTCTAGAATTTCCTCTAGTTCTTTTATTTTAGGAGAAATATGATAAATACCTTCTTTTTCTGGAAATGCCTTATGATAATCTGCATCATCTCCAACTGCCATAGCTTTAAATGTATCTCCATGATAGGCTTCCTTTAAAGCGATAATTTCTTTTTTCTTGGTCAAGCCTTTATTGTTATAGTACTGAATAGCCATCTTTAAAGATACTTCTACCGCAACGCTTCCAGAATCTGAAAAAAATACATGATTTAAATCTCCAGGAAGAATTTCTTTTAACTTTTCTGCTAATTCTAACACAGGATTATGATTAAGTCCTCCTAACATAACATGAGAAAAATTGTTTATTTGTTCTATTGCCGCTTCATTGATCTCTTTGTTGCTATAGCCATGTATTGCACTCCACCAGGAAGATACAGAATCAATTAACTTTTTGTCTTCTGTATATATATATACCCCTTTAGCCTTCTTTACTTTGTAAGGTGTTTTCATGGTTTTCATCTGTTCATAAGGATACCAAATCATACAATCACCCTTTCCTTTTTGTTCTACTAATTCATAGGTTAAATTTTCTATATATTTCTAGATTATTATGTTCTCTCATTAATTTTTTTAATTCTATAAACTACATTCGCCTTTTCTGTTAACTAAATTCACTAATTTATTTATAAATTTCTTATCTATTATGAGAATATTACATATCAGCCTTATTGTCAACATATTCATCAATTAGGTTGACAATATTTTTTTAGCCGTTTTCCAATCTATCTTCAACATTTTAGATTTTAGAAAACAAAACAAAAAAAAGCATCGACAGCTTTCCCTCAATGCTTTCATAGATTTTTTCTATATAGCGTTACTATATAA is part of the Crassaminicella profunda genome and encodes:
- the bioA gene encoding adenosylmethionine--8-amino-7-oxononanoate transaminase, giving the protein MIWYPYEQMKTMKTPYKVKKAKGVYIYTEDKKLIDSVSSWWSAIHGYSNKEINEAAIEQINNFSHVMLGGLNHNPVLELAEKLKEILPGDLNHVFFSDSGSVAVEVSLKMAIQYYNNKGLTKKKEIIALKEAYHGDTFKAMAVGDDADYHKAFPEKEGIYHISPKIKELEEILEKRHDTIAVLIVEPLLQGAAGMKMYDIQFLEEARKLCDKYDIIFIFDEVATGFGRTGNMFVSELVIPDIIVLGKALTGGYVGHAATVANKKIYEGFYSNDPSKALMHGPTFMGNALCCKIALKSIEIFLRDDYMDKIKKIERILVDSLKDLKSEKIKDIRVMGACACIEVYDAKDLQGFSQFAYNNGVWNRTFLNFMYTMPPYIIEEEELLKIVEVFKKWFTREEIDR